In Asterias rubens chromosome 10, eAstRub1.3, whole genome shotgun sequence, the following proteins share a genomic window:
- the LOC117295778 gene encoding WD repeat-containing protein 93-like isoform X4, which yields MPVYVRKNLLSITPDSLGTQSSDEEDYIRDPEQMYDVLPQPFRLVNKIVNLIFDVAWEVISEREAARIAERSRVRPPQYDCAIALPDYGDALCITGSPDGRYAFFGLPQGIAMIDAATQAPVAMWNHGTADATISSMKVCSIGVQTYLIAAMDTEGNGRLLCCAYECIHPLKTFNEDVSGSLITEMLLSNDGDYVSVAVKNGADVWLDVWHLPRDNWMREVETAHSNAVKQQQQQQQQQQQQQAEKQDSSIDMATSNEGITTDNTSKSTSSGSPRGSPTPHHGGVANPAPALNMSQMSKPTAVLRVRPTPSTVNGVSGSVSAIFRAIDEGNDVGLGTKQHLITEQHLEKRRQVFRQQHEEELRHLQDEDSISSPQPLCSFLNPSHMLVTGLESSNDRPNSIAVAWTGSTNICHYNLLKPSKDLEHKPDLVWPFASGITCLATSPCTSLLAIGHRDGTLTVYDQHTGVPLAVKKLSPTGEPSCVCFLNPSILPPAQPPKEPFTSPDAYLLAHCTDGSLSIVRCGYDGVGTVKVIEPATESIANGVISIQPLTGIPQVVIVVRGGGEVTLVDVRRGHALCLVALRAADCKLTAVVPPVLSPAANAQMLYIKGVKDVIDESDETSDTCMFVFPLRSFPALDPFMKNRTEPQPYTVHITAQKRFDSLLSNRLIRQNNRQQRMQRRWNNLAPQVIPCK from the exons ATGCCTGTGTACGTCCGTAAAAACCTTCTCTCCATTACCCCTGATTCTCTGGGCACCCAATCCAGCGATGAAGAAGACTACATCCGAGACCCAGAGCAGATGTACGATGTGCTCCCCCAGCCTTTCCGACTTGTCAACAAGATTGTCAACTTGATCTTTGACGTCGCTTGGGAGGTCATCAGCGAAAGGGAGGCTGCACGGATTGCAGAGAGATCTCGGGTCAGACCACCGCAGTATGACTGTGCGATTGCTTTACCA GACTATGGAGACGCTCTCTGCATAACAGGGAGCCCAGATGGTCGTTACGCTTTCTTTGGTCTTCCTCAAGGGATTGCAATGATCGATGCCGCAACTCAAGCCCCCGTTGCAATGTGGAATCATGGGACGGCAGACGCTACCATCAGCTCCATGAAAGTGTGTTCCATTGGTGTTCAGACTTATCTTATTGCGGCTATGGATACAGaag GAAACGGAAGGTTACTCTGTTGTGCCTATGAATGCATTCATCCTCTTAAGACATTCAATGAAGATGTCTCTGGTTCTCTCATCACTGAAATGCTCCTCTCAAATGACGGGGACTATGTTTCAGTTGCCGTCAAAA ATGGAGCTGACGTGTGGCTGGATGTCTGGCATCTGCCACGTGATAACTGGATGCGTGAGGTAGAGACTGCGCATAGCAATGCAGtcaaacagcagcagcagcagcagcagcagcaacaacaacagcaggcTGAGAAACAG GATTCCAGTATTGATATGGCTACATCCAATGAGGGAATCACAACGGACAACACATCCAAG TCCACCTCCTCTGGTTCTCCGAGGGGTTCTCCTACGCCCCACCATGGGGGAGTGGCTAATCCAGCCCCCGCTCTCAACATGTCACAGATGTCTAAGCCTACCGCAGTGCTGCGAGTTAGACCAACTCCGTCTACTGTAAACG GTGTGTCAGGTTCCGTGTCGGCAATCTTCCGAGCCATTGACGAGGGTAACGACGTAGGTCTTGGCACCAAGCAGCATCTGATAACGGAGCAGCACCTGGAGAAGAGAAGACAGGTGTTCAGACAACAGCACGAAGAGGAGCTGAGACACCTGCAAGATGAAGATAGCATATCCAG CCCGCAGCCCCTGTGTAGTTTCCTCAACCCGAGCCACATGTTGGTCACTGGCCTAGAGTCCAGCAACGACAGACCCAACAGTATCGCTGTAGCATGGACGGGAAGTACAAATATCTGCCATTACAACCTCCTCAAGCCGTCAAAAG ATTTGGAGCACAAGCCAGACCTTGTGTGGCCTTTTGCCAGTGGAATCACTTGCCTAGCAACGTCTCCTTGCACCTCACTTCTTGCTATTGGACACCGAGATGGGACCCTGACTGTCTACGATCAACATACTG GTGTACCCCTGGCCGTTAAGAAGCTGTCACCAACAGGGGAACCATCTTGTGTCTGCTTCCTCAACCCGAGTATCCTGCCCCCTGCTCAGCCCCCTAAGGAACCCTTTACGTCCCCTGACGCATACTTGTTGGCCCACTGCACCGATGGTAGCCTATCTATTGTGAGGTGTGGGTACGATGGAGTTGGGACAGTCAAAGTTATCGAGCCTGCCACAGAGAGTATCGCAAACGGGGTGATTTCCATTCAACCTCTCACAGGAATTCCACAAGTG GTCATCGTGGTCCGTGGGGGCGGGGAAGTGACTCTGGTGGATGTCCGTAGGGGCCATGCTCTGTGCCTCGTCGCTCTACGTGCAGCGGACTGCAAACTGACAGCTGTGGTGCCCCCGGTGCTGTCACCAGCTGCGAACGCTCAAATGCTTTATAtcaaag GTGTGAAGGACGTGATTGATGAATCCGATGAAACATCTGACAcctgtatgtttgtttttccgCTGCGCTCTTTCCCCGCCTTGGATCCCTTCATGAAAAACCGTACTGAACCTCAACCTTACACCGTCCACATCACAGCTCAGAAACGATTTGACTCCTTGCTCTCAAACAG GTTGATCCGACAAAACAATCGTCAGCAACGGATGCAGAGACGCTGGAATAACCTGGCCCCACAGGTCATACCCTGCAAGTAG
- the LOC117295778 gene encoding WD repeat-containing protein 93-like isoform X2 codes for MPVYVRKNLLSITPDSLGTQSSDEEDYIRDPEQMYDVLPQPFRLVNKIVNLIFDVAWEVISEREAARIAERSRVRPPQYDCAIALPDYGDALCITGSPDGRYAFFGLPQGIAMIDAATQAPVAMWNHGTADATISSMKVCSIGVQTYLIAAMDTEGNGRLLCCAYECIHPLKTFNEDVSGSLITEMLLSNDGDYVSVAVKNGADVWLDVWHLPRDNWMREVETAHSNAVKQQQQQQQQQQQQQAEKQDSSIDMATSNEGITTDNTSKSTSSGSPRGSPTPHHGGVANPAPALNMSQMSKPTAVLRVRPTPSTVNGVSGSVSAIFRAIDEGNDVGLGTKQHLITEQHLEKRRQVFRQQHEEELRHLQDEDSISSPQPLCSFLNPSHMLVTGLESSNDRPNSIAVAWTGSTNICHYNLLKPSKGSDRRSTTIDLEHKPDLVWPFASGITCLATSPCTSLLAIGHRDGTLTVYDQHTGVPLAVKKLSPTGEPSCVCFLNPSILPPAQPPKEPFTSPDAYLLAHCTDGSLSIVRCGYDGVGTVKVIEPATESIANGVISIQPLTGIPQVVIVVRGGGEVTLVDVRRGHALCLVALRAADCKLTAVVPPVLSPAANAQMLYIKGVKDVIDESDETSDTCMFVFPLRSFPALDPFMKNRTEPQPYTVHITAQKRFDSLLSNRLIRQNNRQQRMQRRWNNLAPQVIPCK; via the exons ATGCCTGTGTACGTCCGTAAAAACCTTCTCTCCATTACCCCTGATTCTCTGGGCACCCAATCCAGCGATGAAGAAGACTACATCCGAGACCCAGAGCAGATGTACGATGTGCTCCCCCAGCCTTTCCGACTTGTCAACAAGATTGTCAACTTGATCTTTGACGTCGCTTGGGAGGTCATCAGCGAAAGGGAGGCTGCACGGATTGCAGAGAGATCTCGGGTCAGACCACCGCAGTATGACTGTGCGATTGCTTTACCA GACTATGGAGACGCTCTCTGCATAACAGGGAGCCCAGATGGTCGTTACGCTTTCTTTGGTCTTCCTCAAGGGATTGCAATGATCGATGCCGCAACTCAAGCCCCCGTTGCAATGTGGAATCATGGGACGGCAGACGCTACCATCAGCTCCATGAAAGTGTGTTCCATTGGTGTTCAGACTTATCTTATTGCGGCTATGGATACAGaag GAAACGGAAGGTTACTCTGTTGTGCCTATGAATGCATTCATCCTCTTAAGACATTCAATGAAGATGTCTCTGGTTCTCTCATCACTGAAATGCTCCTCTCAAATGACGGGGACTATGTTTCAGTTGCCGTCAAAA ATGGAGCTGACGTGTGGCTGGATGTCTGGCATCTGCCACGTGATAACTGGATGCGTGAGGTAGAGACTGCGCATAGCAATGCAGtcaaacagcagcagcagcagcagcagcagcaacaacaacagcaggcTGAGAAACAG GATTCCAGTATTGATATGGCTACATCCAATGAGGGAATCACAACGGACAACACATCCAAG TCCACCTCCTCTGGTTCTCCGAGGGGTTCTCCTACGCCCCACCATGGGGGAGTGGCTAATCCAGCCCCCGCTCTCAACATGTCACAGATGTCTAAGCCTACCGCAGTGCTGCGAGTTAGACCAACTCCGTCTACTGTAAACG GTGTGTCAGGTTCCGTGTCGGCAATCTTCCGAGCCATTGACGAGGGTAACGACGTAGGTCTTGGCACCAAGCAGCATCTGATAACGGAGCAGCACCTGGAGAAGAGAAGACAGGTGTTCAGACAACAGCACGAAGAGGAGCTGAGACACCTGCAAGATGAAGATAGCATATCCAG CCCGCAGCCCCTGTGTAGTTTCCTCAACCCGAGCCACATGTTGGTCACTGGCCTAGAGTCCAGCAACGACAGACCCAACAGTATCGCTGTAGCATGGACGGGAAGTACAAATATCTGCCATTACAACCTCCTCAAGCCGTCAAAAG GTTCTGATCGACGTTCCACCACCATAG ATTTGGAGCACAAGCCAGACCTTGTGTGGCCTTTTGCCAGTGGAATCACTTGCCTAGCAACGTCTCCTTGCACCTCACTTCTTGCTATTGGACACCGAGATGGGACCCTGACTGTCTACGATCAACATACTG GTGTACCCCTGGCCGTTAAGAAGCTGTCACCAACAGGGGAACCATCTTGTGTCTGCTTCCTCAACCCGAGTATCCTGCCCCCTGCTCAGCCCCCTAAGGAACCCTTTACGTCCCCTGACGCATACTTGTTGGCCCACTGCACCGATGGTAGCCTATCTATTGTGAGGTGTGGGTACGATGGAGTTGGGACAGTCAAAGTTATCGAGCCTGCCACAGAGAGTATCGCAAACGGGGTGATTTCCATTCAACCTCTCACAGGAATTCCACAAGTG GTCATCGTGGTCCGTGGGGGCGGGGAAGTGACTCTGGTGGATGTCCGTAGGGGCCATGCTCTGTGCCTCGTCGCTCTACGTGCAGCGGACTGCAAACTGACAGCTGTGGTGCCCCCGGTGCTGTCACCAGCTGCGAACGCTCAAATGCTTTATAtcaaag GTGTGAAGGACGTGATTGATGAATCCGATGAAACATCTGACAcctgtatgtttgtttttccgCTGCGCTCTTTCCCCGCCTTGGATCCCTTCATGAAAAACCGTACTGAACCTCAACCTTACACCGTCCACATCACAGCTCAGAAACGATTTGACTCCTTGCTCTCAAACAG GTTGATCCGACAAAACAATCGTCAGCAACGGATGCAGAGACGCTGGAATAACCTGGCCCCACAGGTCATACCCTGCAAGTAG
- the LOC117295778 gene encoding WD repeat-containing protein 93-like isoform X1, whose translation MPVYVRKNLLSITPDSLGTQSSDEEDYIRDPEQMYDVLPQPFRLVNKIVNLIFDVAWEVISEREAARIAERSRVRPPQYDCAIALPDYGDALCITGSPDGRYAFFGLPQGIAMIDAATQAPVAMWNHGTADATISSMKVCSIGVQTYLIAAMDTEGNGRLLCCAYECIHPLKTFNEDVSGSLITEMLLSNDGDYVSVAVKNGADVWLDVWHLPRDNWMREVETAHSNAVKQQQQQQQQQQQQQAEKQQDSSIDMATSNEGITTDNTSKSTSSGSPRGSPTPHHGGVANPAPALNMSQMSKPTAVLRVRPTPSTVNGVSGSVSAIFRAIDEGNDVGLGTKQHLITEQHLEKRRQVFRQQHEEELRHLQDEDSISSPQPLCSFLNPSHMLVTGLESSNDRPNSIAVAWTGSTNICHYNLLKPSKGSDRRSTTIDLEHKPDLVWPFASGITCLATSPCTSLLAIGHRDGTLTVYDQHTGVPLAVKKLSPTGEPSCVCFLNPSILPPAQPPKEPFTSPDAYLLAHCTDGSLSIVRCGYDGVGTVKVIEPATESIANGVISIQPLTGIPQVVIVVRGGGEVTLVDVRRGHALCLVALRAADCKLTAVVPPVLSPAANAQMLYIKGVKDVIDESDETSDTCMFVFPLRSFPALDPFMKNRTEPQPYTVHITAQKRFDSLLSNRLIRQNNRQQRMQRRWNNLAPQVIPCK comes from the exons ATGCCTGTGTACGTCCGTAAAAACCTTCTCTCCATTACCCCTGATTCTCTGGGCACCCAATCCAGCGATGAAGAAGACTACATCCGAGACCCAGAGCAGATGTACGATGTGCTCCCCCAGCCTTTCCGACTTGTCAACAAGATTGTCAACTTGATCTTTGACGTCGCTTGGGAGGTCATCAGCGAAAGGGAGGCTGCACGGATTGCAGAGAGATCTCGGGTCAGACCACCGCAGTATGACTGTGCGATTGCTTTACCA GACTATGGAGACGCTCTCTGCATAACAGGGAGCCCAGATGGTCGTTACGCTTTCTTTGGTCTTCCTCAAGGGATTGCAATGATCGATGCCGCAACTCAAGCCCCCGTTGCAATGTGGAATCATGGGACGGCAGACGCTACCATCAGCTCCATGAAAGTGTGTTCCATTGGTGTTCAGACTTATCTTATTGCGGCTATGGATACAGaag GAAACGGAAGGTTACTCTGTTGTGCCTATGAATGCATTCATCCTCTTAAGACATTCAATGAAGATGTCTCTGGTTCTCTCATCACTGAAATGCTCCTCTCAAATGACGGGGACTATGTTTCAGTTGCCGTCAAAA ATGGAGCTGACGTGTGGCTGGATGTCTGGCATCTGCCACGTGATAACTGGATGCGTGAGGTAGAGACTGCGCATAGCAATGCAGtcaaacagcagcagcagcagcagcagcagcaacaacaacagcaggcTGAGAAACAG CAGGATTCCAGTATTGATATGGCTACATCCAATGAGGGAATCACAACGGACAACACATCCAAG TCCACCTCCTCTGGTTCTCCGAGGGGTTCTCCTACGCCCCACCATGGGGGAGTGGCTAATCCAGCCCCCGCTCTCAACATGTCACAGATGTCTAAGCCTACCGCAGTGCTGCGAGTTAGACCAACTCCGTCTACTGTAAACG GTGTGTCAGGTTCCGTGTCGGCAATCTTCCGAGCCATTGACGAGGGTAACGACGTAGGTCTTGGCACCAAGCAGCATCTGATAACGGAGCAGCACCTGGAGAAGAGAAGACAGGTGTTCAGACAACAGCACGAAGAGGAGCTGAGACACCTGCAAGATGAAGATAGCATATCCAG CCCGCAGCCCCTGTGTAGTTTCCTCAACCCGAGCCACATGTTGGTCACTGGCCTAGAGTCCAGCAACGACAGACCCAACAGTATCGCTGTAGCATGGACGGGAAGTACAAATATCTGCCATTACAACCTCCTCAAGCCGTCAAAAG GTTCTGATCGACGTTCCACCACCATAG ATTTGGAGCACAAGCCAGACCTTGTGTGGCCTTTTGCCAGTGGAATCACTTGCCTAGCAACGTCTCCTTGCACCTCACTTCTTGCTATTGGACACCGAGATGGGACCCTGACTGTCTACGATCAACATACTG GTGTACCCCTGGCCGTTAAGAAGCTGTCACCAACAGGGGAACCATCTTGTGTCTGCTTCCTCAACCCGAGTATCCTGCCCCCTGCTCAGCCCCCTAAGGAACCCTTTACGTCCCCTGACGCATACTTGTTGGCCCACTGCACCGATGGTAGCCTATCTATTGTGAGGTGTGGGTACGATGGAGTTGGGACAGTCAAAGTTATCGAGCCTGCCACAGAGAGTATCGCAAACGGGGTGATTTCCATTCAACCTCTCACAGGAATTCCACAAGTG GTCATCGTGGTCCGTGGGGGCGGGGAAGTGACTCTGGTGGATGTCCGTAGGGGCCATGCTCTGTGCCTCGTCGCTCTACGTGCAGCGGACTGCAAACTGACAGCTGTGGTGCCCCCGGTGCTGTCACCAGCTGCGAACGCTCAAATGCTTTATAtcaaag GTGTGAAGGACGTGATTGATGAATCCGATGAAACATCTGACAcctgtatgtttgtttttccgCTGCGCTCTTTCCCCGCCTTGGATCCCTTCATGAAAAACCGTACTGAACCTCAACCTTACACCGTCCACATCACAGCTCAGAAACGATTTGACTCCTTGCTCTCAAACAG GTTGATCCGACAAAACAATCGTCAGCAACGGATGCAGAGACGCTGGAATAACCTGGCCCCACAGGTCATACCCTGCAAGTAG
- the LOC117295778 gene encoding WD repeat-containing protein 93-like isoform X3 produces MPVYVRKNLLSITPDSLGTQSSDEEDYIRDPEQMYDVLPQPFRLVNKIVNLIFDVAWEVISEREAARIAERSRVRPPQYDCAIALPDYGDALCITGSPDGRYAFFGLPQGIAMIDAATQAPVAMWNHGTADATISSMKVCSIGVQTYLIAAMDTEGNGRLLCCAYECIHPLKTFNEDVSGSLITEMLLSNDGDYVSVAVKNGADVWLDVWHLPRDNWMREVETAHSNAVKQQQQQQQQQQQQQAEKQQDSSIDMATSNEGITTDNTSKSTSSGSPRGSPTPHHGGVANPAPALNMSQMSKPTAVLRVRPTPSTVNGVSGSVSAIFRAIDEGNDVGLGTKQHLITEQHLEKRRQVFRQQHEEELRHLQDEDSISSPQPLCSFLNPSHMLVTGLESSNDRPNSIAVAWTGSTNICHYNLLKPSKDLEHKPDLVWPFASGITCLATSPCTSLLAIGHRDGTLTVYDQHTGVPLAVKKLSPTGEPSCVCFLNPSILPPAQPPKEPFTSPDAYLLAHCTDGSLSIVRCGYDGVGTVKVIEPATESIANGVISIQPLTGIPQVVIVVRGGGEVTLVDVRRGHALCLVALRAADCKLTAVVPPVLSPAANAQMLYIKGVKDVIDESDETSDTCMFVFPLRSFPALDPFMKNRTEPQPYTVHITAQKRFDSLLSNRLIRQNNRQQRMQRRWNNLAPQVIPCK; encoded by the exons ATGCCTGTGTACGTCCGTAAAAACCTTCTCTCCATTACCCCTGATTCTCTGGGCACCCAATCCAGCGATGAAGAAGACTACATCCGAGACCCAGAGCAGATGTACGATGTGCTCCCCCAGCCTTTCCGACTTGTCAACAAGATTGTCAACTTGATCTTTGACGTCGCTTGGGAGGTCATCAGCGAAAGGGAGGCTGCACGGATTGCAGAGAGATCTCGGGTCAGACCACCGCAGTATGACTGTGCGATTGCTTTACCA GACTATGGAGACGCTCTCTGCATAACAGGGAGCCCAGATGGTCGTTACGCTTTCTTTGGTCTTCCTCAAGGGATTGCAATGATCGATGCCGCAACTCAAGCCCCCGTTGCAATGTGGAATCATGGGACGGCAGACGCTACCATCAGCTCCATGAAAGTGTGTTCCATTGGTGTTCAGACTTATCTTATTGCGGCTATGGATACAGaag GAAACGGAAGGTTACTCTGTTGTGCCTATGAATGCATTCATCCTCTTAAGACATTCAATGAAGATGTCTCTGGTTCTCTCATCACTGAAATGCTCCTCTCAAATGACGGGGACTATGTTTCAGTTGCCGTCAAAA ATGGAGCTGACGTGTGGCTGGATGTCTGGCATCTGCCACGTGATAACTGGATGCGTGAGGTAGAGACTGCGCATAGCAATGCAGtcaaacagcagcagcagcagcagcagcagcaacaacaacagcaggcTGAGAAACAG CAGGATTCCAGTATTGATATGGCTACATCCAATGAGGGAATCACAACGGACAACACATCCAAG TCCACCTCCTCTGGTTCTCCGAGGGGTTCTCCTACGCCCCACCATGGGGGAGTGGCTAATCCAGCCCCCGCTCTCAACATGTCACAGATGTCTAAGCCTACCGCAGTGCTGCGAGTTAGACCAACTCCGTCTACTGTAAACG GTGTGTCAGGTTCCGTGTCGGCAATCTTCCGAGCCATTGACGAGGGTAACGACGTAGGTCTTGGCACCAAGCAGCATCTGATAACGGAGCAGCACCTGGAGAAGAGAAGACAGGTGTTCAGACAACAGCACGAAGAGGAGCTGAGACACCTGCAAGATGAAGATAGCATATCCAG CCCGCAGCCCCTGTGTAGTTTCCTCAACCCGAGCCACATGTTGGTCACTGGCCTAGAGTCCAGCAACGACAGACCCAACAGTATCGCTGTAGCATGGACGGGAAGTACAAATATCTGCCATTACAACCTCCTCAAGCCGTCAAAAG ATTTGGAGCACAAGCCAGACCTTGTGTGGCCTTTTGCCAGTGGAATCACTTGCCTAGCAACGTCTCCTTGCACCTCACTTCTTGCTATTGGACACCGAGATGGGACCCTGACTGTCTACGATCAACATACTG GTGTACCCCTGGCCGTTAAGAAGCTGTCACCAACAGGGGAACCATCTTGTGTCTGCTTCCTCAACCCGAGTATCCTGCCCCCTGCTCAGCCCCCTAAGGAACCCTTTACGTCCCCTGACGCATACTTGTTGGCCCACTGCACCGATGGTAGCCTATCTATTGTGAGGTGTGGGTACGATGGAGTTGGGACAGTCAAAGTTATCGAGCCTGCCACAGAGAGTATCGCAAACGGGGTGATTTCCATTCAACCTCTCACAGGAATTCCACAAGTG GTCATCGTGGTCCGTGGGGGCGGGGAAGTGACTCTGGTGGATGTCCGTAGGGGCCATGCTCTGTGCCTCGTCGCTCTACGTGCAGCGGACTGCAAACTGACAGCTGTGGTGCCCCCGGTGCTGTCACCAGCTGCGAACGCTCAAATGCTTTATAtcaaag GTGTGAAGGACGTGATTGATGAATCCGATGAAACATCTGACAcctgtatgtttgtttttccgCTGCGCTCTTTCCCCGCCTTGGATCCCTTCATGAAAAACCGTACTGAACCTCAACCTTACACCGTCCACATCACAGCTCAGAAACGATTTGACTCCTTGCTCTCAAACAG GTTGATCCGACAAAACAATCGTCAGCAACGGATGCAGAGACGCTGGAATAACCTGGCCCCACAGGTCATACCCTGCAAGTAG
- the LOC117295792 gene encoding uncharacterized protein LOC117295792: MSVATFMMPNDRQILPAISQHRSISLRDNSTSGRGHSTNRKGGGNSIAAAVQRPSGGESVLSVPRTESSGQSSTISDSSVPESPQTRSRRSSSQFSSITRTDTGLQPRHSLALLPRLIDDQSFMRAARNTSSEHSALSSRSLEILPSRDFISDELRMRTVSLPILGHRHKHRPRILHDTDEEEGEYLTDSYSSDTDDPSGDESNIVEIGPYPNVGVDSYLDSHLLPEFLPAYLKPWTPGIRKSKPKRNRNNAEAEKKRKEMEAIQAKTRKRNSQSKSNPRRRSVRSNAFTRKREQEVAKRHPVRKQFVYSELVQDEFQKHIPQRLPGGKLKPIYNRRTTEGEIYVPENLDISFERLTVKPGDERLNSWDTPAAINRRRKEEFQALLEKRKKLQRQMVSKKKRKVRFVLPEEKGEIEVGKVSIEGAVRTGSESISQQSIDGSELEEGDTTTEHGEPTEGEQGVAASASEHPSNLNLNEVVDSEILYDGNEERIQRTNSWVTAQSADLSPETESGTETAANLNSLQTQGDIESANSSSNAPKDISNETSPDNSTSKTVRVDERPLLRPHEMIEGTNSTAGDIVGPPGGSVSQADTLPGSQSNPESYSLLHTVELPPRESVETTREIKILFERIPSIIISDT, translated from the coding sequence ATGTCTGTTGCCACCTTCATGATGCCGAACGATCGTCAAATTCTCCCGGCAATTAGTCAGCATCGCTCGATCTCGCTGCGAGACAACTCGACCTCCGGCCGAGGTCACTCAACAAACCGCAAAGGAGGTGGAAACTCAATCGCAGCAGCGGTCCAGAGACCGTCTGGTGGCGAGAGTGTCCTTTCAGTTCCGAGGACTGAAAGCAGTGGACAGTCCAGCACTATAAGTGATAGTAGTGTCCCCGAATCACCGCAGACTCGGTCGAGACGAAGCTCATCGCAATTTTCTTCGATCACACGAACGGATACCGGGCTCCAGCCACGGCACAGTCTAGCCTTGCTGCCCCGTCTCATAGATGACCAGAGCTTCATGCGAGCCGCTCGAAACACCTCCAGCGAACACTCTGCTCTGTCGTCTCGGTCCCTTGAGATATTACCGAGTCGAGACTTCATCTCGGATGAGCTTCGGATGCGGACGGTGTCCCTGCCCATCTTGGGACATCGTCATAAACACAGACCTCGGATACTACACGATACAGACGAGGAGGAGGGGGAATACCTCACCGATAGTTACTCAAGTGATACGGATGACCCAAGTGGTGATGAATCAAACATTGTTGAGATTGGTCCCTACCCGAACGTTGGTGTCGACTCTTATCTCGATAGTCATTTACTCCCTGAGTTTCTCCCTGCGTACCTGAAACCATGGACTCCTGGAATTCGCAAAAGCAAACCGAAGAGGAATCGCAATAATGCTGAAGCGGAAAAGAAGAGGAAAGAGATGGAGGCAATCCAGGCTAAGACACGCAAGAGGAACTCGCAGTCAAAGTCGAACCCGCGGAGACGCTCCGTGCGGAGCAACGCCTTCACCCGGAAGCGGGAGCAAGAGGTTGCGAAGCGCCACCCGGTCCGGAAGCAATTCGTGTACTCCGAGCTAGTCCAAGACGAGTTCCAGAAACACATACCCCAACGGCTACCGGGAGGCAAACTCAAACCGATATACAACCGTCGAACAACAGAGGGTGAGATCTACGTCCCGGAAAACTTAGACATCTCCTTCGAGAGACTGACGGTAAAACCTGGAGATGAGAGGCTCAACTCTTGGGACACACCCGCAGCAATCAACAGACGCCGAAAGGAGGAATTCCAGGCGTTACTGGAAAAGAGGAAGAAACTCCAGCGTCAGATGGTCAGCAAGAAGAAACGAAAAGTTCGTTTTGTCCTCCCGGAAGAGAAGGGAGAGATCGAGGTCGGAAAGGTCAgcatagagggcgctgtgcgAACTGGGAGTGAAAGCATCTCACAGCAGAGTATTGATGGCTCCGAGCTCGAAGAGGGAGACACCACGACGGAACACGGCGAGCCGACTGAAGGAGAGCAAGGTGTTGCAGCGTCTGCTTCTGAACACCCAAGTAACCTGAATCTAAATGAAGTGGTAGACAGTGAGATTCTATACGACGGGAACGAGGAAAGGATACAGCGAACTAATAGCTGGGTTACCGCACAATCGGCTGACCTATCCCCTGAAACAGAATCTGGAACTGAAACTGCTGCGAACCTCAACTCGTTACAAACCCAAGGCGACATCGAAAGTGCAAACTCATCCTCAAATGCCCCCAAAGATATCTCCAATGAAACTAGTCCTGACAACTCCACCTCAAAAACTGTACGTGTTGACGAAAGACCGCTACTAAGACCTCATGAAATGATAGAAGGCACGAACAGTACCGCTGGGGACATTGTGGGTCCCCCTGGCGGTAGCGTGAGTCAGGCGGACACCCTGCCTGGGAGTCAATCAAATCCCGAGTCGTACTCCTTGCTCCACACGGTCGAGCTGCCACCCAGGGAGTCGGTAGAGACCACTCGAGAAATCAAAATCCTATTTGAGCGAATTCCGAGCATTATCATCTCAGATACATGa